In Actinomyces weissii, a genomic segment contains:
- a CDS encoding peptidase T4, whose amino-acid sequence MSRARRWDRWLRDQAGNAQVEFVGWVVAVLLPVAYLVVALAGVQAASFATTAGAQAAARMLISYPGEKGLDLARSSVVLALTDQRVDADEAARALTVECERPGCAGGQAVVRVAVGVDLPVLSAVGLGQDVLVVDAVQQVSLPAGPEQP is encoded by the coding sequence ATGAGCCGCGCGCGCCGGTGGGACCGGTGGCTGCGGGACCAGGCGGGCAACGCCCAGGTGGAGTTCGTCGGCTGGGTGGTGGCGGTGCTGCTGCCGGTGGCCTACTTGGTGGTGGCCCTGGCCGGGGTGCAGGCGGCCAGCTTCGCCACGACGGCGGGGGCGCAGGCGGCGGCACGGATGCTTATCAGCTACCCGGGGGAGAAGGGCCTGGACCTGGCCCGCAGCTCGGTGGTCCTGGCGCTCACGGACCAGCGCGTCGACGCCGACGAGGCCGCCCGGGCGCTCACGGTGGAGTGCGAGCGCCCGGGCTGCGCCGGTGGACAGGCGGTGGTACGGGTGGCGGTCGGGGTGGATCTGCCGGTGCTCAGCGCGGTCGGGCTGGGGCAGGACGTCCTCGTGGTGGACGCCGTGCAGCAGGTGTCCCTGCCAGCGGGACCGGAGCAGCCGTGA
- a CDS encoding TadE/TadG family type IV pilus assembly protein yields the protein MDFALVSVLVVALGLGLLQLALGLHVRNVLVDAAGEGARRAALLGGSEAEGRARVAELVAQALTDDYLQQVEVRRVSRGGVAVVEVTASAPLPVLGLLGPAGTLRVRAHAVDESALTSDPDGAGRQP from the coding sequence GTGGACTTCGCGCTGGTCTCCGTGCTGGTGGTGGCCCTGGGGCTGGGACTGCTCCAGCTGGCCCTGGGACTGCACGTCCGTAACGTCCTGGTGGACGCAGCCGGTGAGGGGGCTAGGCGGGCCGCCCTGCTGGGAGGCTCCGAGGCTGAGGGGCGCGCCCGGGTCGCGGAGCTGGTCGCCCAGGCCCTGACAGACGACTACCTGCAGCAGGTGGAGGTCCGGCGGGTGAGCCGGGGCGGGGTGGCGGTCGTGGAGGTCACGGCCAGCGCGCCGCTGCCGGTGCTGGGGCTGCTGGGGCCCGCCGGGACCCTGCGGGTGAGGGCCCACGCCGTCGACGAGTCAGCGCTGACCAGCGACCCCGACGGTGCGGGGCGCCAGCCATGA
- a CDS encoding type II secretion system F family protein: MNLGALAGGGLGIGVLLLLSAWRARRPRLAERVAPYMRFRRGAQAAAGQVPGSRTVSAALLSQVGAAGRFFESIGSSEASVRRRLGRSGTTLTVEEVRLQQVLWAGAAMAVAAGGGLLLRSVRPVNLLAVAVLAVVAAGLGAAARDWWLSQTVSRRQAAIEAQLPDVVELLALVVGAGQGPVAAMERVVGLGQGALIDELALTLADVRAGSTLGAAIGRLDKRVGALSVTRLADAVSAALERGTPLAEVLRAQAADAREASRRHLIEEGGRREIAQMVPVVFLILPITVMFALFPGLLVLRLGL; encoded by the coding sequence ATGAACCTGGGTGCGCTCGCGGGAGGCGGGCTGGGGATCGGGGTGCTGCTGTTGCTGTCCGCCTGGCGCGCCCGTAGGCCACGGCTGGCGGAGAGGGTGGCCCCCTACATGCGTTTCCGGCGTGGGGCCCAGGCTGCGGCTGGGCAGGTCCCTGGCTCGCGCACGGTCTCTGCGGCCTTGCTGAGCCAGGTGGGTGCGGCGGGGCGGTTCTTTGAGTCGATCGGCTCCTCGGAGGCCTCAGTGCGGCGGCGTCTGGGGCGCAGCGGCACCACGCTGACGGTTGAGGAGGTACGGCTCCAGCAGGTCCTGTGGGCCGGGGCCGCCATGGCTGTGGCGGCCGGGGGCGGTCTGCTGCTGCGCAGCGTCCGTCCGGTGAACCTGCTGGCGGTGGCGGTCCTGGCCGTGGTGGCGGCGGGATTGGGGGCGGCGGCCCGCGACTGGTGGCTGAGCCAGACGGTCAGCCGCCGGCAGGCGGCTATCGAGGCCCAGCTGCCGGACGTGGTTGAGCTGCTGGCGCTGGTGGTCGGCGCCGGGCAGGGGCCGGTGGCGGCGATGGAGCGTGTCGTCGGCCTGGGCCAGGGGGCCCTGATCGACGAGCTGGCCCTGACCCTGGCGGACGTGCGTGCGGGCAGCACGCTGGGGGCCGCCATAGGGCGCCTGGACAAGCGGGTGGGGGCCCTGAGCGTCACGCGCCTGGCTGACGCGGTGTCCGCCGCCCTGGAGCGGGGCACCCCCTTGGCGGAGGTGCTGCGGGCCCAGGCGGCGGACGCCCGGGAGGCCTCGCGCAGGCACCTGATCGAGGAGGGCGGCCGCCGGGAGATCGCCCAGATGGTGCCGGTGGTGTTCCTGATCCTGCCGATCACCGTCATGTTCGCCCTGTTCCCGGGACTGCTGGTGCTGCGCCTGGGGCTGTGA
- a CDS encoding type II secretion system F family protein codes for MGAVAGVLAGCGLLLVWLSLTTEVPRWRPTGSRHLADLLVQAGVGRTSPTTFVLGALALAGVVGLFFLGFSRAWPVALAFGTITGLAPYWAVSARARSRRTSLREVWPEVVDTLVSGTRAGMSLPEAVSALGEKGPLAVRPEFAAFAADYNATARFDLCLDRLKDRFADPVADRIVEALRLAHEVGGVELGNLLRALARMLREDMRTRGELEARQSWTVNGAKVAVAAPWLVLALLSTRPQAAAAYSSATGALVLVAGAGASVLAYWLMLRLGRLPEEERVLR; via the coding sequence ATGGGGGCGGTCGCGGGCGTGCTGGCAGGCTGCGGCCTGCTCCTGGTCTGGCTGTCCCTCACCACTGAGGTACCTCGCTGGCGTCCGACGGGCTCCAGGCACCTGGCCGACCTGCTGGTACAGGCGGGCGTGGGACGCACCAGTCCCACGACCTTCGTGCTGGGGGCGCTGGCCCTGGCCGGGGTGGTGGGGCTGTTCTTCCTGGGCTTCTCCCGGGCCTGGCCGGTGGCCCTGGCATTCGGGACGATTACGGGGCTGGCCCCCTACTGGGCGGTCTCCGCGCGGGCACGTTCCCGCCGTACGAGCCTGCGGGAGGTCTGGCCGGAGGTGGTGGACACGCTGGTCTCGGGCACGCGCGCAGGCATGAGCCTGCCGGAGGCGGTCTCCGCGTTGGGCGAGAAAGGCCCCCTGGCGGTGCGCCCGGAGTTCGCCGCCTTCGCGGCCGACTACAACGCCACCGCCCGTTTCGACCTGTGCCTGGACCGCTTGAAGGACCGCTTCGCCGACCCGGTGGCTGACCGGATCGTGGAGGCGCTGCGCCTGGCCCACGAGGTGGGCGGCGTGGAGCTAGGGAACCTGCTGCGTGCACTGGCCCGGATGCTGCGGGAGGACATGCGCACCCGGGGCGAGCTGGAGGCCCGCCAGTCCTGGACGGTCAACGGTGCCAAGGTCGCGGTGGCGGCCCCCTGGCTGGTGCTGGCCCTGCTGTCCACCCGCCCCCAGGCGGCGGCAGCCTACTCCAGCGCCACCGGGGCCCTGGTGCTGGTGGCGGGGGCCGGGGCGAGCGTGCTCGCCTACTGGCTGATGCTGCGTCTGGGGCGCCTGCCGGAGGAAGAACGGGTGCTGCGATGA
- a CDS encoding CpaF family protein has product MDAAAILSAEVRELVRRRGVDPLHDATAFEALVSEAGADYLSRADAGLVPPLADYDAAAQAAFDSLAGAGSLQRYLVDDSVEEIWVNGEDRVFVARNGRPELTTTLLEEGELRVLVERMLRVSGRRLDLSCPFVDAQLPTGERLHVVIPPITSASWALNIRKHTTRSARLSDLARMGSLTPQVAAFLEASVRAGLNIVVSGATQAGKTTMVRALAGAIPASQRVITCEEVFELALANRDCVAMQTRAANLEGVGEITLRRLVKEALRMRPDRLLIGEVREAEALDLLIAMNSGIPSMSTLHANSAREAVLKLCTLPLLAGENVGSAFIVPTVATAVDLVVHLDIDADGRRTLREVAAVPGRVEEGVIEMAEVFHRDAQGRLVRGQGQPPHPERYARAGTDLAALLAGDGVAAASSWSPWTPGPQPGAWPEAPARRRQAGDRLRGAEAGR; this is encoded by the coding sequence TTGGACGCAGCCGCAATCCTCAGCGCGGAGGTGCGTGAGCTGGTGCGCCGACGCGGCGTAGACCCGCTCCACGACGCCACTGCCTTCGAGGCGCTGGTCTCGGAGGCGGGGGCGGACTACCTGTCCCGGGCCGACGCCGGGCTGGTGCCGCCCCTGGCCGACTACGACGCCGCCGCGCAGGCCGCCTTCGACTCCCTGGCCGGGGCGGGCTCCCTGCAGCGCTACCTGGTGGACGACTCGGTGGAGGAGATCTGGGTCAACGGGGAGGACCGGGTCTTCGTGGCCCGCAACGGGCGCCCTGAGCTGACTACCACCCTGCTGGAGGAGGGGGAGCTGCGGGTGCTGGTGGAGCGCATGCTGCGGGTCTCCGGGCGGCGCCTGGACCTGTCCTGCCCCTTCGTGGACGCGCAGCTGCCCACCGGGGAGCGGCTGCACGTGGTCATCCCCCCGATCACCTCCGCCAGCTGGGCGCTGAACATACGCAAGCACACCACCCGCTCGGCCCGGCTAAGTGACCTGGCCCGGATGGGCTCCCTGACCCCGCAGGTGGCGGCCTTCCTGGAGGCCTCGGTACGAGCGGGCCTGAACATCGTGGTCTCCGGGGCCACCCAGGCAGGCAAGACCACCATGGTGCGCGCCCTGGCCGGAGCCATCCCGGCCAGCCAGCGGGTCATCACCTGCGAGGAGGTCTTTGAGCTGGCCCTGGCCAACCGAGACTGCGTGGCCATGCAGACCCGCGCCGCGAACCTGGAGGGCGTCGGGGAGATCACGCTGCGCCGTCTGGTCAAGGAGGCCCTACGGATGCGGCCCGACCGGCTCCTGATAGGTGAGGTGCGGGAGGCGGAGGCCCTGGACCTGCTGATCGCCATGAACTCCGGCATCCCATCCATGTCCACCCTGCACGCCAACTCCGCCCGGGAGGCGGTGCTCAAGCTGTGCACCCTGCCGCTGCTGGCCGGGGAGAACGTGGGCTCCGCCTTCATCGTCCCCACCGTCGCCACCGCCGTGGACCTGGTGGTCCACCTGGATATCGACGCCGACGGCCGCCGTACCCTCCGGGAGGTGGCGGCGGTGCCGGGCCGGGTGGAGGAGGGCGTCATCGAGATGGCGGAGGTGTTCCACCGGGACGCACAGGGCCGCCTGGTGCGCGGGCAGGGGCAGCCGCCCCACCCGGAGCGCTACGCCCGGGCGGGCACGGACCTGGCGGCCCTCCTGGCTGGCGACGGCGTCGCCGCGGCTTCCTCGTGGTCACCCTGGACGCCGGGGCCGCAGCCCGGGGCCTGGCCTGAGGCACCTGCACGTCGGCGGCAAGCCGGTGACCGGCTGCGCGGCGCAGAGGCGGGCCGCTGA
- a CDS encoding phosphotransferase translates to MPDSPAPPPLNAAPVASTARSRAAAKQRSALSLAALASVAVPGLDPARLTTPQNSSPELRQIGVVDTAGRTWEVLEPQDDATGASLEAEAGVLRSIGRVADDGRVSFQVARVAGSVRTGGTHVQVRTYLPGSPIDLRRLHPGPGLSSGLGRALGELHELPVSVINEAGLPSYSAQEVRQRWVQLLDEAERTGRLPEQLVRRWRQALRHPALWRFRPVVVHGDLAEENVLVAGGGVVGIRGLSQAHVGDPAEDLAWVYASVPLECLDSIENGYDIARSEGVDKHLRDRAELVSELGLARWLLHGVRSQDETVVEDAVAMLADLLEQVGDDPLVEEIEAHLAPVSSARVTSPDDTTLDVAMVGVEQPEEPAPAPQRDGEVTETLSQVPPSGRQAPVQQHQPVPSQAPATVQLSVVPAAPTGTTVLHKEKEPQDDLGRLGVSGNGQNRRTGSRAQGAGGPGDGAVTEPVGVPVPPASGGDGLRSRPSARPGAGTRSRLGQAATPLADSTLGLIDDLSDEDILTSSTVE, encoded by the coding sequence ATGCCTGACTCCCCCGCGCCGCCGCCCCTCAACGCAGCGCCTGTGGCTTCAACCGCGCGCAGCAGAGCCGCTGCCAAGCAGCGCTCCGCCCTGTCCCTGGCAGCACTGGCCTCGGTGGCGGTGCCCGGCCTGGACCCGGCCCGCCTGACCACCCCCCAGAACAGCTCTCCTGAACTGCGGCAGATCGGCGTGGTAGACACTGCGGGCCGCACCTGGGAGGTGCTGGAGCCCCAGGACGACGCCACCGGCGCCTCCCTGGAGGCTGAGGCCGGGGTGCTGCGGTCCATCGGCCGGGTGGCGGACGACGGGCGGGTCTCCTTCCAGGTGGCCCGGGTGGCGGGATCGGTGCGTACCGGGGGGACGCACGTCCAGGTGCGCACCTACCTGCCCGGCTCCCCCATAGACCTGCGCAGGCTGCACCCCGGCCCCGGGCTGTCCTCCGGGCTGGGCCGGGCGCTGGGTGAGCTGCATGAGCTGCCGGTGTCCGTGATAAACGAGGCGGGGCTGCCGTCCTACAGCGCGCAGGAGGTGCGCCAGCGCTGGGTCCAGCTCCTGGACGAGGCTGAGAGGACCGGGAGGCTGCCTGAGCAGCTGGTACGCCGCTGGCGGCAGGCGCTGCGGCACCCTGCCCTGTGGCGTTTCCGGCCGGTCGTGGTCCACGGTGACCTGGCTGAGGAGAACGTCCTGGTCGCTGGCGGCGGCGTGGTGGGCATCCGGGGCCTGTCCCAGGCCCATGTCGGTGACCCGGCGGAGGACCTGGCCTGGGTGTACGCCTCCGTGCCCCTGGAGTGCCTGGACTCGATCGAGAACGGCTACGACATCGCCCGTAGCGAGGGGGTGGACAAGCACCTGCGGGACCGGGCCGAGCTGGTCAGTGAGCTGGGCCTGGCGCGGTGGCTGCTGCACGGGGTGCGGTCCCAGGACGAGACGGTGGTGGAGGACGCCGTCGCCATGCTCGCGGACCTGCTGGAGCAGGTGGGGGACGACCCCCTGGTGGAGGAGATAGAGGCCCACCTGGCCCCGGTGAGCTCCGCCCGCGTCACCTCCCCCGATGACACCACCTTGGACGTGGCGATGGTCGGTGTGGAGCAGCCTGAGGAGCCAGCGCCTGCCCCGCAGAGGGACGGCGAGGTCACCGAGACGTTGAGCCAGGTCCCCCCCAGCGGCAGGCAGGCGCCAGTGCAGCAGCACCAGCCGGTTCCCAGCCAGGCTCCCGCCACGGTGCAGCTCAGTGTGGTGCCTGCCGCCCCCACTGGCACCACGGTCCTGCACAAGGAGAAGGAGCCGCAGGACGATCTAGGCCGTCTGGGGGTGTCCGGCAACGGGCAGAACCGGCGAACAGGCTCCCGAGCACAGGGAGCGGGCGGGCCGGGTGACGGCGCCGTCACGGAGCCGGTGGGCGTTCCGGTTCCTCCGGCCTCCGGCGGGGACGGCCTCCGCTCCCGTCCCTCTGCGCGGCCCGGGGCGGGCACCCGCAGCCGTCTGGGGCAGGCGGCCACGCCTCTGGCCGACAGCACCCTGGGCCTGATTGACGACCTCAGTGACGAGGACATCCTCACCTCCTCAACCGTCGAGTAG
- a CDS encoding ATP-dependent DNA helicase: MSTTPQPQRLTSPGLDPESPSPSLQSPGLASRDLTPEQLARALGVHTPTPEQSQVISHPLSPVLVVAGAGSGKTATMSQRVVYLVASGQVRPEQVLGLTFTRKATAELDQRVATRLSQLAASGLLEGQAQEAPEPTIATYNSFAGSIVRDHGLRIGAAPDSVLITEARAWQIASGLVESCTEPLPLDKAGSATSLVLRLDAALSENLLSVPQAQEQLADLEELFTALAGVRGLKSIIGKAPGNLRTQRQMLGLVQAYRDHKRRHNLLDFGDQVALACRVCEEVPEAVHALRAQYPAVLLDEFQDTSVAQLRLLSALFAGSGVTAVGDPNQAIYGWRGASAGALDTFHARFNPAGTAAVAAGGPAATHTPVLQLSTAWRNDRRILQAANVTSGPLRHHQPQAGDPRTEHIPVQELVERPAGTGLADGLVAGAFLQDPLQEAEHIARFLDERWGPTAQMAVLCRTREQLGPVAQALEAHGLPYEVVGLGGMLSVPEVADVRALLTVAADPERGDRLVRLLTGRQIGASDLQALHRLSRSLLRRTSHSPGWQPDSEEAEHPLLAEAVEHLTRLDEQEQPPTAPGLSEPGRRAAVALGRAVRRARRALGLPLPEQVVLAERALGLDIEVTARVGNPLGRRALDAFRATAEQFTADMEAPTLTGFLQWLDTAEEREAGFAAPEVEPEPGAVQVLTVHASKGLEWDTVCVCGLDEQVFPSYRAKPTDDLTLVTSGWMTSAEELPHPLRADADTLPPFTLGGMEPAAEQAADLKQELAVYREALGRHSLAEERRLAYVAFTRARHDLLLTGSHLAKGASSPRPVSRFLAELRRRELVTPYGDGWTEPDPQALNPLVASQATGTWPHETSPDTREGRLQQARLQAAQLVRQARTRPAETGPAGTPGTGLPEAGPLGTGLPDAGLSGAALPGSNRATVEAPAPAPRVARWCTEATPSGARRPGSGLTDTDAATAGAPAPDLRVARWCTEAALLLAERSQLAQEVPQVRLPAHLAATKVDDLRERPDELALALRRPLPPRPSPSSRLGTVFHEAVAQRLAAQAGLLSLQEAGAPPTLSPADRQQVESWLQVVESLPLLEGYVLAHTEKELETTLAGVTLRCRLDAVFKQVDGGGWLIVDWKTGRQEVPVEQLSVYVHAWARAQEVEPESVRAAYVYVAQAEPSRQVRELSAQQLVPLEELTRALSLSG; encoded by the coding sequence ATGAGCACCACCCCCCAGCCCCAGCGCCTGACCTCCCCGGGCCTCGATCCCGAGTCCCCGAGCCCTTCCCTCCAGTCCCCGGGCCTGGCCTCCCGGGACCTCACCCCCGAGCAACTGGCCCGCGCCCTGGGGGTGCACACGCCCACCCCCGAGCAGTCCCAGGTCATATCCCACCCTCTCAGCCCCGTGCTGGTGGTGGCGGGGGCCGGCTCCGGCAAGACCGCCACCATGAGCCAGCGGGTCGTCTACCTGGTGGCCAGCGGCCAGGTGCGCCCGGAGCAGGTCCTCGGGCTGACCTTCACCCGGAAGGCGACGGCGGAGCTGGACCAGCGCGTAGCCACCAGGCTCTCCCAGCTCGCCGCCTCGGGCCTGCTGGAGGGGCAGGCGCAGGAAGCCCCGGAGCCGACCATCGCCACCTACAACTCCTTCGCCGGGAGCATTGTGCGCGACCACGGGCTGCGCATCGGAGCCGCCCCTGACTCGGTGCTCATAACCGAGGCCCGCGCCTGGCAGATCGCCTCCGGCCTGGTGGAGTCCTGCACCGAGCCGCTGCCTCTGGACAAGGCGGGCTCCGCCACGTCCCTGGTGCTGCGGCTTGACGCCGCCCTGTCCGAGAACCTGCTGAGCGTCCCGCAGGCGCAGGAGCAGCTGGCCGACCTGGAGGAGCTGTTCACGGCACTGGCCGGGGTCCGGGGGCTCAAGAGCATCATCGGCAAGGCCCCTGGCAACCTGCGCACCCAGCGTCAGATGCTGGGGCTGGTGCAGGCCTACCGGGACCATAAACGGCGCCACAACCTGCTGGACTTCGGGGACCAGGTGGCCCTGGCCTGCCGGGTCTGCGAGGAGGTCCCCGAGGCCGTCCACGCCCTGCGCGCCCAGTACCCCGCCGTGCTCCTGGACGAGTTCCAGGACACCTCGGTGGCCCAGCTGCGCCTGCTCTCCGCGCTGTTCGCGGGCAGTGGGGTCACGGCGGTCGGGGACCCCAACCAGGCGATCTACGGCTGGCGGGGAGCCAGCGCCGGGGCCCTGGACACCTTCCACGCCCGGTTCAACCCGGCAGGCACCGCCGCCGTAGCCGCTGGCGGACCGGCTGCCACCCACACCCCGGTCCTGCAGCTGTCCACTGCCTGGCGCAACGACCGGCGCATCCTCCAGGCCGCCAACGTCACCTCCGGGCCGTTGCGCCACCACCAGCCGCAGGCGGGGGACCCGCGCACCGAGCACATACCCGTGCAGGAGCTCGTGGAGCGCCCTGCGGGCACCGGGCTGGCTGACGGCCTGGTGGCGGGAGCCTTCCTGCAGGACCCGCTGCAGGAGGCCGAGCACATCGCCCGCTTCCTGGATGAGCGCTGGGGTCCCACCGCCCAGATGGCGGTCCTGTGCCGGACAAGGGAGCAGCTGGGGCCCGTGGCCCAGGCGCTGGAGGCCCACGGCCTGCCCTACGAGGTGGTGGGCCTGGGCGGGATGCTCTCCGTGCCAGAGGTCGCCGACGTGCGCGCCCTGCTCACGGTCGCAGCCGACCCGGAGCGGGGCGACCGCCTGGTGCGCCTGCTCACCGGCAGGCAGATCGGGGCCAGCGACCTCCAGGCGCTGCACCGCCTGTCCCGCAGCCTCCTGCGCCGTACCTCCCACAGCCCGGGCTGGCAGCCGGACAGTGAGGAGGCGGAGCACCCCCTGCTGGCCGAGGCCGTAGAGCACCTCACCCGCCTGGACGAGCAGGAGCAGCCTCCGACGGCGCCCGGTCTCAGCGAGCCGGGCCGACGGGCCGCCGTCGCCCTGGGGCGGGCGGTCCGGCGCGCCCGGCGGGCCCTGGGCCTGCCCCTGCCGGAGCAGGTGGTGCTGGCTGAGCGGGCGCTGGGGCTGGACATCGAGGTCACCGCCCGCGTCGGCAACCCGTTGGGGCGCCGGGCGCTGGACGCCTTCCGTGCCACCGCGGAGCAGTTCACCGCCGACATGGAGGCCCCCACCCTCACCGGGTTCCTGCAGTGGCTGGACACCGCTGAGGAGCGGGAGGCTGGATTCGCCGCCCCAGAGGTGGAGCCGGAGCCGGGTGCGGTGCAGGTGCTCACGGTCCACGCCTCCAAGGGCCTGGAGTGGGACACCGTGTGCGTCTGCGGCCTGGACGAGCAGGTGTTCCCCTCCTACCGGGCCAAGCCCACGGACGACCTCACCCTGGTGACATCCGGCTGGATGACCAGCGCGGAGGAGCTGCCCCACCCCCTGCGTGCCGATGCCGACACCCTGCCCCCCTTCACCCTGGGAGGCATGGAGCCCGCTGCAGAGCAGGCCGCTGACCTCAAGCAGGAGCTGGCGGTCTACCGGGAGGCGCTGGGCAGGCACAGCCTGGCGGAGGAGCGGCGCCTGGCCTACGTGGCCTTTACCCGGGCCCGGCACGACCTGCTGCTGACCGGCTCCCACCTGGCCAAGGGGGCCAGCAGCCCCCGCCCCGTGTCCCGCTTCCTGGCCGAGCTGCGACGCCGTGAGCTGGTCACCCCCTACGGTGACGGCTGGACGGAGCCCGACCCGCAGGCCCTGAACCCGCTGGTAGCCTCTCAGGCCACCGGTACCTGGCCGCATGAGACCAGCCCCGACACGCGGGAGGGCCGGTTGCAACAGGCTCGGCTGCAGGCCGCCCAGCTGGTCAGGCAGGCCCGGACACGGCCCGCAGAGACAGGCCCTGCCGGAACGCCTGGCACTGGGCTACCGGAAGCTGGTCCGCTGGGCACTGGGCTGCCGGACGCCGGACTGTCTGGCGCGGCACTGCCTGGCAGCAACCGGGCCACCGTCGAGGCCCCCGCCCCCGCCCCCCGGGTGGCGCGCTGGTGCACGGAGGCGACGCCGTCCGGCGCCAGGCGGCCCGGTAGCGGCCTGACTGACACTGACGCGGCTACTGCCGGGGCCCCTGCCCCTGACCTGCGGGTGGCGCGCTGGTGCACGGAGGCAGCCCTGCTGCTGGCCGAGCGCAGCCAGCTGGCGCAGGAGGTCCCCCAGGTGCGGCTGCCTGCGCACCTGGCCGCCACCAAGGTCGACGACCTGCGGGAGCGGCCGGACGAGCTCGCGCTGGCGCTGCGTCGTCCCCTGCCCCCCAGGCCCAGCCCGAGCAGCCGCCTGGGTACCGTGTTCCACGAGGCGGTGGCCCAGCGGCTGGCGGCGCAGGCCGGTCTGCTCAGCCTGCAGGAGGCCGGGGCGCCCCCGACCCTCAGCCCGGCTGACCGCCAGCAGGTGGAGTCCTGGCTGCAGGTCGTCGAGTCCCTGCCCCTGCTGGAGGGCTACGTGCTGGCGCACACGGAGAAGGAGCTGGAGACCACCCTGGCCGGGGTCACGCTGCGCTGCCGCCTGGACGCGGTCTTCAAGCAGGTGGACGGCGGGGGCTGGCTGATCGTGGACTGGAAGACAGGGCGTCAGGAGGTCCCGGTAGAGCAGCTGAGCGTCTACGTCCACGCCTGGGCCCGGGCGCAGGAGGTCGAGCCGGAGAGCGTGCGGGCCGCCTACGTGTACGTGGCCCAGGCCGAGCCGTCCCGGCAGGTGCGTGAGCTCTCAGCCCAGCAGCTCGTGCCCCTGGAGGAGCTGACCCGTGCCCTAAGCCTCAGTGGCTGA